The Xanthomonas sontii genomic sequence GCACAGCAGCAGCAGGCGCTTCTCGTTGCCGAGCGCCTTCAGCAGGCGCGCCGCCTCGCTGGCGTGCGCGCGCATCGCGGCAGGATCCAGGGCGGTTGCGGCGCGGCGCGGCATGGGCTCAGAAATCGACCGGGCCACCGGCCGCGGTCCAGCCCAGGAAGCCGCCGGTCAGCGAGCGCACCGCGGTGTAGCCCAGGTGCTGCAGGCTCAGCGCCGCCAGCGTGGAGCGGCCGCCGCTGGCGCAGTACAGCAGGATCGGCTGGTCGCGTCGGGCCAGCGCCGGATCGGCGTCGAGACGGAATTCGAGGATGCCGCGCGGGATGTTGATGGCGTTGGGCAGATGGCCCATGGCGAACTCGCCGGGTTCGCGCACGTCGATGATCCACTCGCCGGGCAGCGGCGTGGCGGCGGCATCGGTGTGGGCAGGGGTTTCGTGGATCTGCGCGCGTGCGCGGTCGACCAGGACTTGGGCGGAGGAGGCGGGCATTGGGGGTGCTCGGCGGGAAAGTGCGCCCATCATATCAGTTGACTCTAATATAAGAAAATTCTAATTTATCTCGCGGCCAGCCTCGGGCGGCCGCGCCCGATCTGCCGCGGTGGGGTGCCCACCGACGGCGCGGATGCGCCCTTTCCTCTGGAGTTCGATCATGCGTGTGCTTCGTTGGCCGATCCGCTGTGCCTGGCGTGCCAGACGGCTGCGCGGGACGCTTGCTGCACCTGCCGCTACGGCGGCCCGCGGCAACGGTCGTGCGCCCCTGGCGGGCGCGTTCGCGGCGCTGGCGATGCTGGCGCTCGCCGGCTGTCGGCATGACGCCGCCACGGTCGCGCCACCGCCATTGCCGGCGCTGGCGACCGTGCAGGTGGAGCCAGCGGCGATGGCGTCGCGCTCCTGGGACGGCGTCGTGACCGCGGTGGAGTACGCCGATCTGAGTGCGCAGACCGGCGGGCGCGTGCGCAGCGTCGCGGTGGACGTGGGCGACCGGGTCGCCGCCGGCCAGGTGCTGCTGCAACTCAGCGCAGTGGAACAGCGCGCCGGTGTGGCCAGTGCGCAGGCGCAAGTGCGTGCCGCGACGGCCAGCGCCGACGAGGCCGAGGCCAGCTATCGCCGCTATGCGTCGCTGGCCGGGGCGCAATACGTGTCGCGCGCGCAACTGGACCAGGCCCGCGCCACCCGCGATGCGGCCAATGCCGCACGCGCTGCCGCCGTCGCGCAACTGGCGCAGGCGCAGCAGCCGGCCGACTACACCGTGGTGCGCGCGCCGTTCGCGGGCGTCATCAGCGCGCGCGAGGTGCAGCCGGGCGAGGCGGTGGCGGCCGGGCAGGCCTTGCTGTCGCTGTACGTGCCCGGCGCGCAGCGCATCGAGGTGCAGGTGCCGCAGTCGGATGCGGACGCGGTCCGCGCCGCGCGTCGCGCGCAGGTGCGGCTGGACGATGGACGCATCCTGCAGATTCCGCAGGTGACGGTGTTCCCTACCGCCGATCCGCGCAGCCACAGCGTCACGGTGCGGGTGCCGTTGCCGGCGCTGCAACCGGCCCCGGCACCCGGTACCACGGCCAAGGTCGAGGTGCCGCTGGCTGCCGGCGATGCCGCGGAGTCGGCCTCGTTGCGCATTCCGCT encodes the following:
- a CDS encoding rhodanese-like domain-containing protein, which codes for MPASSAQVLVDRARAQIHETPAHTDAAATPLPGEWIIDVREPGEFAMGHLPNAINIPRGILEFRLDADPALARRDQPILLYCASGGRSTLAALSLQHLGYTAVRSLTGGFLGWTAAGGPVDF
- a CDS encoding efflux RND transporter periplasmic adaptor subunit, producing MLALAGCRHDAATVAPPPLPALATVQVEPAAMASRSWDGVVTAVEYADLSAQTGGRVRSVAVDVGDRVAAGQVLLQLSAVEQRAGVASAQAQVRAATASADEAEASYRRYASLAGAQYVSRAQLDQARATRDAANAARAAAVAQLAQAQQPADYTVVRAPFAGVISAREVQPGEAVAAGQALLSLYVPGAQRIEVQVPQSDADAVRAARRAQVRLDDGRILQIPQVTVFPTADPRSHSVTVRVPLPALQPAPAPGTTAKVEVPLAAGDAAESASLRIPLSALLQRGELSAAYVLADGRLSLRQLRIGQRDAQRVEALAGLRAGERVVRDPVAAGQALAAQRRALAER